A section of the Harmonia axyridis chromosome 2, icHarAxyr1.1, whole genome shotgun sequence genome encodes:
- the LOC123673447 gene encoding ADP-ribose glycohydrolase MACROD2-like, which yields YAIVNAANSRLQGGGGVDGAIHRAAGSCLRLEGATLAPCNTGDSKITGGYQLPAKYVIRTVGPQLAKPEELNKNHFQLLENCYRNNLELLVAKKLRTIAFPCISTGIYSFPKLPAAHIAAYQARKFLEKEHPNVDRIIFCVFLQTDKDIYKGVLQSYFPVSGSG from the coding sequence tatgcTATTGTTAATGCAGCAAATTCCAGGCTTCAAGGAGGCGGAGGAGTTGATGGTGCAATTCATAGAGCCGCTGGGTCATGTTTGAGGTTAGAAGGAGCTACCTTGGCTCCTTGTAATACTGGAGATTCTAAAATAACAGGAGGCTATCAGTTACCAGCTAAATATGTGATACGAACAGTTGGTCCGCAATTGGCAAAGCCAGAAGAGctcaataaaaatcattttcaattacTTGAAAACTGTTATCGAAATAACTTGGAGTTACTTGtcgcaaaaaaattgaggaCAATTGCATTTCCTTGTATTTCCACAggaatatattcatttcctaaATTACCTGCTGCCCATATAGCAGCTTACCAAGCTAGAAAATTCCTTGAGAAAGAACACCCAAATGTTGATAGAATAATATTTTGCGTATTTTTGCAAACAGATAAGGATATATATAAGGGTGTATTGCAAAGTTATTTCCCTGTATCTGGATCTggataa